The Rahnella aceris genome contains the following window.
CTGATCCACGGTGAAGTCACTCACAACCATGTTGATATTTTTGATCGTGAAGCCCGCTTCATTGATGAAGTTATGGATCCGGTGCGTCGTCAGTTCCCTGAATTGAAAATTGTCTTCGAGCACATCACCACCAAAGAAGCCGCGCAGTATGTTCTTTCCGGCAATCAGTATCTGGGCGCAACCATTACGCCGCAGCATCTGATGTTCAACCGCAATCACATGCTGGTTGGCGGCGTGCGCCCTCACCTGTTCTGTCTCCCCATTCTCAAACGCAACGTTCATCAGGAAGCATTGCGTGAGGTCATCGCCAGCGGCGCGGATCGCTTCTTCCTCGGTACCGACTCTGCGCCGCACACCAAAGACCGTAAAGAATCGAGCTGCGGATGTGCAGGTTGCTTCAATGCCCCACTGGCGTTATCGGCTTATGCGACCGTCTTTGAAGAAATGAATGCACTGCAACACTTTGAGGCGTTTTGCTCCCTTAACGGCCCGCGTTTCTATGGCCTGCCGCTCAATGAAGACTTCATCGAAATGTCTCGTATACCGGTGACGC
Protein-coding sequences here:
- the pyrC gene encoding dihydroorotase; the encoded protein is MTATPQVLKIRRPDDWHIHLRDDQMLSTVLPFTSEVFGRAIVMPNLSPPVTTVAAAIAYRERIMAALPVGHNFTPLMTCYLTDSLDPEEIARGFEQGVFTAAKLYPANATTNSQHGVSDTKMIYPVLERMQKIGMPLLIHGEVTHNHVDIFDREARFIDEVMDPVRRQFPELKIVFEHITTKEAAQYVLSGNQYLGATITPQHLMFNRNHMLVGGVRPHLFCLPILKRNVHQEALREVIASGADRFFLGTDSAPHTKDRKESSCGCAGCFNAPLALSAYATVFEEMNALQHFEAFCSLNGPRFYGLPLNEDFIEMSRIPVTQPEEIALGNESVVPFLAGQTLNWKVTSN